A stretch of the Rosa rugosa chromosome 5, drRosRugo1.1, whole genome shotgun sequence genome encodes the following:
- the LOC133711656 gene encoding uncharacterized protein LOC133711656, protein MSPSTRSSASARSIALRIRSAAMKRSRSTSAIPINASISEVASSPKKQVTPRKKTTAQKKYKTTRKPSSPKKCQTTSRKVKLIMTAELKKGASSSKSSKKSSSTNNKVAAHDDDDDDDDDENVTGGLKLLKRGMVTMSRITNRLIRGKKLTVKFNDKGEPVGKVANEMQSYIGVLARTKIPISIPDWRDVDPDEKEKIWESITDAFVIPKECRKMVITSAANKWREFKSKLTNLYIIPYMNEPDLLEFPPDDYRSITKDNWQTFVADRLSASFLEVREAQIMKRKENKYPHRMARKGYANLQEELSKSMPLEQLDRATMWIKARQDKNGQFKQAEDKLVREWGSLYNLMKSIIGLV, encoded by the exons ATGTCGCCGTCCACACGATCATCAGCATCTGCAAGATCCATAGCACTAAGGATTAGGAGTGCGGCGATGAAACGATCAAGATCAACATCTGCCATACCAATAAATGCAAGTATTTCAGAGGTAGCTTCCTCCCCCAAAAAGCAGGTGACTCCACGAAAAAAGACTACTGCACAAAAGAAGTATAAAACTACTAGAAAACCTTCCTCTCCCAAGAAGTGTCAAACTACATCAAGAAAAGTGAAGCTGATCATGACTGCTGAGTTGAAGAAAGGAGCATCATCAAGTAAGTCGTCCAAAAAGTCAAGTTCCACAAACAACAAGGTCGCTgctcatgatgatgatgatgatgatgatgatgatgaaaacgTAACCGGTGGATTAAAGTTGTTGAAGCGAGGGATGGTAACTATGAGCCGCATCACAAATAGACTTATCCGAGGAAAGAAGTTAACTGTCAAGTTCAATGATAAAGGGGAACCTGTTGGTAAGGTGGCAAATGAAATGCAGTCTTACATAGGAGTGTTGGCTCGTACAAAGATCCCAATCTCAATACCGGATTGGAGAGACGTGGATCCAGACGAAAAGGAAAAAATTTGGGAATCAATAACG GATGCATTTGTCATACCTAAAGAATGTCGGAAAATGGTGATCACATCAGCTGCAAATAAATGGAGAGAGTTCAAGAGCAAGTTGACCAATTTATACATTATCCCTTACATGAATGAACCTGATCTCTTGGAATTTCCACCGGATGATTACCGAAGCATAACGAAGGACAATTGGCAAACCTTTGTTGCTGACAGGCTTTCAGCTAGTTTTCTG GAAGTACGTGAGGCCCAAATTATGAAACGAAAGGAGAATAAATACCCTCACCGTATGGCACGCAAAGGGTATGCAAATTTGCAAGAAGAATTG TCTAAAAGTATGCCGTTGGAACAACTGGATCGAGCTACAATGTGGATTAAGGCAAGACAAGATAAGAATGGTCAGTTCAAACAAGCTGAG GACAAATTAGTTAGAGAATGGGGATCTTTGTATAATCTCATGAAGAgcattatagggcttgtataa
- the LOC133711655 gene encoding uncharacterized protein LOC133711655, which produces MDKSWMKEDRRSLKFQIGLEEFFKFASANARDTNSICCPCLKCCNNDFWSIGVIKDHIFFNGIDVNYRHWKWHGEPSTSALNVARGDSETVEMNPDFGIEEDEEGMKGSEDEGISEDSNEFRKFVEDGDKPLYPGCTKTTKLNGLIQTFNLKAKHGMTDACYSDMLIMIGLLLPEGNELPGSVYEAKRTLRSLGMEYEKIHACPNDCILYRLQHADATSCPTCGESRWKLGRDKSEKEGVPGKVLWYFPPIPRFKRMFQSTVSAKELTWHVKDRKNDGMMRHPADSPTWKMIDTKWPDFGVEPRNLRLALSSDGFNPHSSLSSKYSCWPVILITYNLPPWLCMKRKYMMLTLLISGPKQPGNDIDVYLQPLIDDLKVLWDGVERVYDAVRGEYFTLRAALLWTINDFPAYGNLSGSIVKGYNACPVCVEETKPYRLKKSKKMAFMRHRRFLPRHHPYRKQAAAFDNTVEEGEAPKPLSGEEVLSRVQGLDWPFGKKNPHPPYKGLEDQNRPCWKKKSVFFELAYWKHLPVRHNLDVMHIEKNCCDAILGTLLNIPGKTKDGAAARLDMVDMGIRTDLKATSTGKREKLPLASWNLFLDERKIVCSSFFNMTVPVRFSSNVRNLVSMEDLRLAGLKSHDCHTIMQLLLPIALRSVLEKPVRYAIIRFCLFFKAICSKVIDVSKLEQMQADLVDTVCLLEKFFPPSFFDIMIHLTVHLVREVELCGPVFFRWMYPFERYMKVFKGWVRNRQFPEGCIAENYIVEEAIEFCSERILPEDATTVGIPLRTKSGFLNGCKPLSEHGRCNPIFHVSDINSSVTILMLYYINVHIHLGFSAHFMHFPLCSEHMELLKLSFPRFIKNEKWLKQKQNLTFAGWLKERVANEMRFADNSISESIRWLAGGPKKEVPTFSGYHVNGVDFNTIARDKVRSVQNSGVFLVADAMQVASAKDNNPKTDDMDFYGRIQQIWEVDYYKFRVPVFMCDWVESARGIKVDELGFTLVKLNRIGHLNDPFVLATHVKQIFYIDDPLDDQWSVVIRCPDSDYQGAGNDEELEDIEVAQHPFIPIMPSIETFDDVLGEEPSSYIRDGNEGIWVD; this is translated from the exons ATGGATAAATCATGGATGAAAGAAGATAGAAGATCACTAAAGTTTCAGATAGGACTTGAAGAATTTTTTAAGTTTGCGTCGGCTAATGCAAGGGACACAAATAGCATATGTTGCCCTTGCTTGAAGTGTTGTAACAATGATTTTTGGTCCATAGGGGTGATTAAGGACCATATATTTTTTAATGGTATAGATGTCAACTATAGGCATTGGAAGTGGCATGGAGAACCATCAACTTCTGCCTTGAATGTTGCTAGAGGGGATTCTGAAACAGTTGAGATGAATCCTGATTTTGGGAtagaagaggatgaagaaggtATGAAGGGTAGTGAGGATGAGGGGATTTCGGAAGACTCGAATGAGTTTAGGAAGTTTGTAGAGGATGGAGATAAGCCCCTATATCCTGGTTGTACTAAGACAACCAAGTTGAATGGCTTGATACAAACATTCAATCTAAAAGCTAAACACGGCATGACTGATGCTTGCTATTCAGACATGTTAATTATGATTGGCCTATTGCTTCCTGAAGGGAATGAGTTACCAGGGTCAGTTTATGAGGCCAAAAGAACACTGCGCTCATTGGGGATGGAGTATGAAAAGATTCATGCTTGTCCAAATGACTGCATCTTATATAGGTTGCAGCATGCTGATGCAACAAGCTGCCCCACTTGTGGTGAATCAAGGTGGAAACTAGGCAGGGACAAATCCGAGAAAGAAGGGGTACCCGGGAAGGTATTGTGGTACTTCCCACCGATCCCAAGGTTCAAAAGGATGTTCCAATCAACTGTTTCAGCAAAGGAACTGACTTGGCATGTCAAGGATAGAAAGAATGATGGAATGATGAGGCATCCAGCGGATTCCCCGACTTGGAAAATGATTGACACAAAATGGCCAGATTTTGGTGTAGAGCCTAGGAACCTTAGACTAGCTCTTTCATCAGACGGGTTTAACCCACATAGTTCTCTAAGTAGCAAATACTCATGCTGGCCTGTTATACTTATCACGTATAACCTTCCTCCATGGTTGTGCATGAAAAGGAAGTACATGATGTTGACATTGTTAATTTCTGGACCTAAACAGCCCGGAAATGATATCGATGTCTATCTGCAGCCGTTGATTGATGATCTGAAAGTGTTGTGGGATGGGGTTGAGAGAGTATATGATGCTGTAAGAGGAGAGTATTTTACATTGAGGGCAGCACTGTTGTGGACAATTAACGATTTTCCCGCATATGGGAACTTATCGGGAAGCATTGTCAAAGGATACAATGCTTGTCCAGTATGTGTTGAAGAGACCAAACCGTATAGGTTGAAGAAGTCTAAAAAAATGGCATTCATGAGGCATCGAAGATTCCTGCCACGACATCATCCATATCGAAAGCAAGCTGCTGCTTTCGACAACACTGTAGAGGAGGGTGAAGCTCCTAAACCATTAAGTGGAGAGGAGGTTTTGTCAAGAGTTCAAGGTCTTGATTGGCCATTTGGCAAAAAAAACCCTCATCCCCCTTATAAGGGTCTTGAAGATCAAAACAGACCTTGTTGGAAGAAAAAGTCTGTTTTCTTTGAACTTGCATACTGGAAACATCTTCCGGTAAGACATAATCTTGATGTGATGCATATTGAGAAGAATTGTTGCGATGCTATCCTTGGTACGTTGTTGAATATTCCGGGGAAGACTAAGGATGGGGCTGCTGCTCGTTTAGACATGGTTGATATGGGTATACGCACTGATTTGAAGGCTACAAGCACTGGAAAAAGGGAGAAGTTGCCTTTGGCTAGTTGGAACTTGTTCCTTGATGAGAGAAAGATCGTTTGTAGTTCATTTTTCAATATGACTGTTCCGGTTAGGTTTTCATCCAATGTACGAAATCTGGTGTCAATGGAGGATTTAAGACTCGCCGGTCTTAAATCACATGATTGCCACACTATAATGCAACTTCTTCTCCCAATCGCACTACGTTCAGTTTTAGAGAAACCGGTTCGGTATGCAATTATCCGGTTCTGCCTATTTTTCAAAGCAATATGTAGCAAGGTGATCGATGTTTCAAAGCTGGAACAAATGCAAGCAGACCTGGTTGATACAGTTTGCCTGCTTGAGAAGTTCTTTCCACCCTCATTTTTTGACATAATGATTCACCTAACTGTTCATCTCGTTAGGGAAGTCGAGTTATGCGGTCCGGTCTTTTTTAGATGGATGTACCCTTTCGAGAGGTACATGAAGGTGTTCAAAGGATGGGTGAGAAATCGACAATTTCCTGAGGGCTGCATTGCAGAGAATTATATTGTTGAAGAGGCAATTGAGTTTTGCTCAGAACGTATACTTCCTGAAGATGCTACCACTGTTGGGATCCCTTTGAGAACCAAATCTGGGTTTTTAAATGGCTGCAAGCCGTTGTCAG AACACGGAAGATGCAATCCCATATTTCACGTAAGTGATATTAATTCTTCTGTTACAATTTTAATGTTGTACTATATTAACGTACACATTCATTTAGGTTTTTCTGCTCATTTCATGCATTTCCCCCTTTGCAGTGAGCATATGGAATTATTGAAGTTAAGTTTCCCAAGGTTCATCAAAAATGAAAAGTGGTTGAAGCAAAAACAGAATCTTACCTTTGCTGGTTGGTTAAAGGAGAGG GTTGCAAACGAAATGAGATTTGCCGATAATTCTATTTCAGAAAGTATCAGGTGGCTCGCAGGTGGACCGAAAAAGGAGGTCCCTACTTTTAGTGGATATCATGTTAATGGGGTTGATTTCAACACTATTGCGCGTGACAAAGTCAGATCAGTTCAAAACAGTGGCGTTTTTTTAGTTGCGGATGCAATGCAAGTTGCTAGTGCAAAGGATAATAACCCCAAAACCGATGATATGGACTTCTACGGTAGGATACAGCAAATCTGGGAGGTGGACTACTACAAGTTTAGGGTACCGGTCTTTATGTGCGATTGGGTTGAGTCAGCCAGGGGGATTAAAGTAGATGAACTTGGCTTTACTTTGGTTAAACTGAATAGAATAGGGCATTTAAATGATCCATTTGTCTTAGCCACGCATGTCAAACAAATTTTCTACATAGATGACCCCCTTGATGATCAATGGTCAGTGGTAATACGATGCCCGGATAGTGACTACCAAGGGGCTGGTAATGATGAAGAGCTAGAAGATATTGAAGTGGCGCAGCACCCATTTATTCCTATAATGCCATCAATCGAGACATTTGATGATGTACTTGGTGAAGAGCCAAGCTCCTACATTCGAGATGGCAATGAAGGAATATGGGTGGATTAG